The Emys orbicularis isolate rEmyOrb1 chromosome 21 unlocalized genomic scaffold, rEmyOrb1.hap1 SUPER_21_unloc_2, whole genome shotgun sequence genome has a segment encoding these proteins:
- the RIBC1 gene encoding RIB43A-like with coiled-coils protein 1, which yields MHKVDLPLESKEAAALEARREREKQRLSRIFNARHRTMGVDVEALRSQVEERKLREETEKRRDETYDAERVLCDRVAQMLEEEERQRVRRLHQAVQEFREREQPPPTRREWDLYNPEGLRRDQPARVSDYDPRCGPASLQRFAGEDLALPTRRRLQQEQQCHSLEDQRAERQRALADTKYADTLEDKKRVELDLRAQQLAQLEEECRRAKDLATADYNRAQAAEAAEQHRLACQREQDDNQAEIHNHLTGQLLTEDPAVAESPLGPHRILTDRWKGMSPKQVEAVWKAQEEQRQENQRLREAERQREAEWEVQRQLAARAAMALEEEERLARLQLRKGLDAYNQQLAQEQRAQQQYLQREVYTNPPSAQYHLQFNTSSR from the exons ATGCACAAAGTGGACCTACCGCTGGAGAGCAAGGAGGCGGCTGCCCTTGAGGCGCGGAGGGAGCGAGAGAAGCAACGGCTGAGCCGCATCTTCAACGCACGCCACCGCACCATGGGG GTGGACGTGGAAGCCCTGCGGAGTCAAGTGGAGGAGCGGAAGCTGAGAGAGGAAACGGAGAAACGCCGGGATGAGACCTATG acgCCGAGCGGGTGCTGTGCGACCGGGTGGCGCagatgctggaggaggaggaacgtCAGCGGGTGCGGCGCCTCCACCAGGCCGTGCAGGAGTTCCGGGAGCGGGAGCAGCCACCCCCCACCCGGCGGGAGTGGGACCTGTACAACCCCGAGGGGCTGCGCCGGGACCAGCCGGCCCGGGTCAGCGACTACGACCCCCGCTGCGGTCCCGCCAGCCTGCAGCGCTTCGCCGGCGAGGACCTGGCGCTGCCCACCCGCCGtcggctgcagcaggagcagcaatGCCACAGCCTGGAGGACCAGCGTGCCGAGCGGCAGCGGGCCCTGGCCGACACCAAGTATGCAG ACACGCTGGAGGATAAGAAGCGAGTGGAGCTGGATCTGCGGGCACAGCAGctggcccagctggaggaggaatgCCGCCGCGCCAAGGACCTCGCCACGGCCGACTACAACCGGGCCCAG gcggcagaggcggcggAGCAGCACCGGCTGGCGTGTCAGCGGGAACAGGACGACAACCAAGCCGAGATCCACAACCACCTGACGGGGCAGCTGCTGACAGAGGACCCAGCCGTGGCCGAGAGCCCGCTGGGCCCTCACCGTATCCTCACCGACCGCTGGAAGGGCATGAGCCCCAAGCAAGTGGAGGCCGTGTGGAAGGCCCAGGAGGAGCAGCGGCAGGAGAACCAG AGGCTGCGGGAGGCAGAGCGGCAGCGGGAGGCTGAGTGGGAGGTGCAGCGGCAGCTGGCAGCCCGCGCAGCCATggcgctggaggaggaggagcgccTGGCCCGGCTGCAGCTGAGGAAAGGCCTGGATGCCTACAACCAGCAGCTGGCGCAGGAGCAGAGGGCACA GCAGCAGTACCTGCAGAGGGAGGTGTACACCAATCCGCCCAGCGCCCAGTACCACCTGCAGTTCAATACCAGCAGCCGCTag